Proteins encoded in a region of the Zea mays cultivar B73 chromosome 4, Zm-B73-REFERENCE-NAM-5.0, whole genome shotgun sequence genome:
- the LOC103653169 gene encoding 1-phosphatidylinositol-3-phosphate 5-kinase FAB1A isoform X3, translating into MCSDMSGQRHHHATSRENAPEDNGYHRTPHGADHLEQSQAADTDNKHINHLSTDDNVPSSASGHKHGAISRHPSTSSVDDRSIKSGDDSDGAESTSGRSSNTEISFMNNDTIWIPPQAADKEDEAQSFATSIAYDDDDDDYSDGIKWGQSSFPSPGKQHDADTSNHREEREKAMLEAMNGQLKVLVSRFLASAGIPSSNEEGSDSWLDIVTSLSWEAALLIKPDGSMGKEMDPGSYIKVKCVASGTRRQSEVIKGLVFKKNTAHKHMPTNCHNPRLLLLKGVLGHSDIGLSSFSSMDQEKDLLERAIGKMMEICSPNVVLVEKTVSRNIQELLLKEGVTLILDMKLNRLQRIARCTGSPIISFSEVLDKPKLKQCDYFHIEKFIEEHNNASEGGKMPSKTLMFLEGFPRPLGCTILLKGANSEELKKVKQVMHFTVFAAYHLILETSFFEDQRVFLNDKSTPKEISVTATEGASPTAYDVAALSGAIPSFPSHGDPPALRLFHATSNSYADVNKPLTYPENGDAFSSVSSSSANDLEQGTSIRPNNAERLTSLVQGPLRKLFTDMLRHQNIYLPVTSLQEANDISKEVRAESSQETVINGFHRPEIEESVVSIENGDSINDAQKQEIAQAIMPRGSSANDKDAESSVMGDNGAHSTSIIIKEKYVDDDQADDALDSHSILILMSSQCPEKQVICEQSHLTRIKYYGSFDVSLGRYLQDILQNQKLSCSSCGEPPESHMYSYTHRNGNLTVLVKHLVPQHHLPGESEGKVWMWTRCSRCDHEHGVSKPTPRVLISAEARNLSFGKFLELSFSSHSAARRLSICGHLVNRDCLRFFGLGSKVAMFRYSSVEIYTTCKPQPTLQFVNPIRQDWFEGQRRNVHAKGMALFSGVARFLQNLKNEHPDAITLAIHCGLAFPVKDFTELEELLIKEKAQFESSVDKATDQNGVPTSSVHELLNINWYYQDLLLELYIWDRRLHQLFYCKSVKLESVSNYKNLADTVDGICGDKFGVDKKIDEFTYDETTAALGVASTTEPASNKLDHQSGDAAASLLDESQEAGHSEIPCNGGSKAEKSSIAHGQIKVDGTTKTGNDPCFEISNDKKVQVNLTVADPISMEQERCSTLQQFKYPYWDDRERWIWNSISESQLAYRNDIQIGYLEKFELINNYLPHYLPPLFEQHDDADSPHFAVGPGGNILCIMEDEISSIIARALAISDERRHLIDLKFENGMDYSKGEHAKAMEKSYSFLSENSFTSSPWSSTDSEASLSSLSSFSSFSSDDFSGYDSSSLLSSMHPEMTVNGKITLKGKYSVTVVYDNQFFALRKKCCPSELAYITSLSRCKKWNAQGGKSKAYFAKTTDDRFIIKQIKKTEFDSFIKFAPDYFRHVYHSLDTGSQTCLAKILGIYQVIISRARV; encoded by the exons ATGTGCTCCGACATGTCGGGTCAGCGCCACCACCACGCAACCAG CAGGGAGAATGCACCGGAAGATAATGGTTACCATCGCACTCCCCATGGTGCGGATCATCTCGAGCAGAGCCAGGCTGCAGATACAGATAATAAGCATATAAATCATCTGTCCACAGATGACAATGTTCCCTCCAGTGCTTCAGGCCACAAACATGGTGCTATCAGCCGCCATCCATCTACATCTTCTGTTGATGATCGCTCCATCAAGTCCGGTGATGATTCTGATGGGGCCGAGAGTACCAGTGGCAGAAGCAGTAATACAGAGATCTCATTTATGAATAATGATACCATCTGGATACCACCTCAAGCGGCAGATAAGGAGGATGAGGCCCAGAGTTTTGCTACGAGCATTGcttatgacgacgacgatgacgattatAGTGATGGTATAAAGTGGGGCCAGTCAAGTTTCCCATCCCCTGGTAAGCAGCATGACGCCGACACTAGCAATCATAGGGAGGAACGAGAAAAGGCAATGCTAGAAGCTATGAATGGCCAGCTGAAGGTACTTGTCAGTCGGTTTCTCGCATCTGCTGGCATTCCATCTTCCAACGAAGAGGGTAGCGATAGCTGGCTTGATATTGTCACCTCCCTGTCATGGGAAGCAGCACTACTTATCAAACCTGATGGTAGCATGGGAAAGGAAATGGACCCTGGCTCTTACATCAAAGTCAAATGCGTAGCATCTGGTACTCGCCGGCAAAG TGAGGTGATCAAGGGGTTAGTCTTCAAGAAGAACACTGCTCATAAGCACATGCCGACAAATTGCCACAATCCTAGGCTTCTACTTCTCAAAGGAGTTCTTGGGCATTCTGATATTGGTTTGTCATCATTTAGTTCAATGGATCAG GAAAAGGACCTGTTGGAGAGAGCTATTGGTAAAATGATGGAGATATGCAGTCCCAATGTTGTTCTGGTCGAGAAAACTGTTTCACGAAACATTCAAGAACTTCTTCTGAAAGAAGGTGTCACTCTAATTCTCGATATGAAACTCAACCGGCTACAAAGAATTGCACGCTGTACAGGCTCTCCCATAATTTCGTTTTCAGAAGTTTTGGATAAACCAAAGCTGAAGCAATGTGACTACTTTCATATCGAAAAATTTATCGAGGAGCACAACAACGCCAGTGAGGGTGGAAAGATGCCATCTAAAACATTAATGTTCTTGGAAGGCTTTCCACGTCCACTCGGTTGCACG atactGCTAAAAGGAGCAAACAGTGAAGAATTGAAGAAAGTCAAACAAGTAATGCATTTTACGGTCTTTGCAGCATATCACTTGATCCTTGAAACATCTTTCTTTGAAGATCAAAGGGTTTTTCTAAATGATAAAAGTACCCCCAAAGAAATTTCTGTTACTGCTACAGAAGGGGCATCACCAACTGCTTATGATGTTGCTGCTCTTAGTGGTGCTATCCCTAGCTTTCCTTCACATGGTGACCCTCCAGCACTTAGACTATTCCATGCCACTTCTAATAGCTATGCTGATGTGAACAAACCTTTGACATATCCAGAAAATGGGGATGCATTCAGTTCAGTATCCAGCAGCTCTGCAAATGACCTTGAACAAGGTACAAGTATCAGGCCCAATAATGCTGAGAGGTTAACATCACTAGTCCAAGGGCCACTAAGAAAACTGTTCACTGACATGTTACGTCACCAGAATATTTACTTACCTGTTACATCATTGCAAGAGGCAAATGATATTAGTAAGGAAGTCAGGGCTGAATCAAGTCAAGAAACTGTTATTAATGGTTTCCATAGGCCAGAGATAGAAGAGTCTGTGGTTTCAATTGAAAATGGAGATTCCATAAATGATGCCCAGAAACAAGAAATTGCTCAAGCAATAATGCCAAGAGGTTCTTCTGCAAATGATAAAGATGCAGAATCGTCTGTTATGGGAGACAATGGGGCACATAGTACAAGTATCATTATCAAAGAGAAATATGTCGATGATGATCAAGCTGATGATGCACTTGATTCTCACAGCATACTGATTTTGATGTCTAGCCAGTGCCCGGAAAAGCAGGTTATCTGTGAGCAAAGTCATTTAACCCGTATAAAATACTACGGGAGTTTTGATGTGTCCTTGGGCAGATATTTGCAAGATATTCTGCAGAATCAG AAACTGAGTTGCTCCTCATGTGGAGAGCCTCCAGAGTCGCACATGTACTCTTACACGCACCGCAATGGAAATTTGACCGTTCTAGTGAAACATCTGGTGCCCCAACACCATTTGCCTGGTGAATCTGAAGGAAAAGTATGGATGTGGACTAGGTGCTCAAGATGTGATCATGAACATGGGGTATCCAAACCAACTCCAAGAGTACTAATATCAGCTGAAGCGCGTAACCTCTCGTTTGGGAAATTCCTGGAACTCAGTTTTTCGAGCCACTCTGCAGCAAGAAGGTTATCTATATGTGGACATCTGGTCAACAGGGATTGCTTGCGTTTTTTTGG GCTGGGCTCTAAAGTTGCTATGTTTCGGTACTCATCTGTTGAGATCTACACTACCTGCAAACCACAACCTACTCTCCAGTTCGTCAACCCCATCAGACAGGATTGGTTTGAAGGACAAAGGAGGAAT GTTCATGCTAAAGGTATGGCGCTTTTCTCTGGGGTTGCAAGATTTCTACAGAACTTGAAGAATGAACATCCTGATGCAATAACGTTAGCAATCCATTGTGGCCTTGCATTCCCTGTTAAGGACTTCACTGAACTAGAAGAGTTGTTGATAAAAGAAAAGGCCCAGTTTGAG AGTTCTGTGGACAAGGCCACTGATCAAAATGGGGTACCAACCTCTTCTGTGCATGAACTGTTGAATATAAATTGGTACTATCAGGACCTTCTACTTGAGCTTTACATTTGGGACCGCCGTCTACATCAATTATTCTATTGTAAATCTGTCAAACTAGAAAGTGTTTCTAATTACAAGAATCTTGCTGATACTGTTGATGGGATCTGTGGTGATAAATTCGGTGTTGATAAGAAAATTGATGAATTTACATATGATGAAACTACGGCAGCTTTGGGGGTAGCCAGTACCACAGAACCTGCAAGTAACAAACTTGACCATCAATCAGGGGATGCTGCAGCATCCTTACTTGATGAAAGCCAGGAAGCTGGGCACTCAGAAATTCCTTGCAATGGAGGTAGTAAAGCTGAGAAATCTTCCATTGCTCATGGTCAAATAAAGGTAGATGGCACAACAAAAACCGGAAATGATCCTTGCTTCGAAATATCCAATGATAAGAAGGTCCAGGTCAATCTTACAGTAGCAGATCCAATATCTATGGAACAGGAGCGTTGTAGCACTCTCCAACAGTTCAAATATCCTTATTGGGATGACAGGGAAAGGTGGATTTGGAATTCAATTTCTGAGTCACAATTGGCTTACAGGAATGACATTCAAATTGGATATTTGGAAAAATTCGAACTCATTAACAATTATTTGCCACATTACCTTCCTCCCTTGTTTGAACAACATGATGATGCGGACTCTCCGCATTTCGCGGTAGGTCCTGGTGGTAATATTCTGTGCATAATGGAAGATGAGATATCCAGCATAATAGCTCGTGCTCTTGCCATATCTGACGAACGCCGCCATTTGATAGATTTAAAATTTGAGAATGGAATGGATTACTCCAAGGGAGAGCATGCTAAAGCAATGGAGAAATCCTATAGTTTTCTGTCTGAAAATTCTTTCACCTCATCACCATGGTCATCTACAGATTCTGAAGCAAGCTTGTCATCTctgtcttcattttcatcattttCATCTGATGACTTTTCTGGTTATGATAGCTCTTCTTTATTGTCCTCGATGCATCCAGAAATGACTGTGAACGGGAAAATAACTCTGAAAGGCAAATATTCAGTCACTGTTGTATATGACAATCAATTCTTTGCACTCCGAAAAAAGTGTTGCCCATCCGAGCTTGCATATATTACTTCCTTAAGCCGCTGCAAGAAGTGGAATGCTCAAGGTGGAAAGAGCAAGGCCTATTTTGCAAAGACAACAGATGACAGGTTCATCATAAAGCAAATCAAGAAAACAGAGTTCGATTCATTTATTAAATTTGCACCTGATTACTTTAGGCATGTTTACCATTCTCTGGACACTGGAAGCCAAACTTGCCTTGCCAAGATATTAGGAATATATCAGGTAATTATATCAAGAGCTCGAGTTTGA
- the LOC103653169 gene encoding 1-phosphatidylinositol-3-phosphate 5-kinase FAB1A isoform X1: MCSDMSGQRHHHATSRENAPEDNGYHRTPHGADHLEQSQAADTDNKHINHLSTDDNVPSSASGHKHGAISRHPSTSSVDDRSIKSGDDSDGAESTSGRSSNTEISFMNNDTIWIPPQAADKEDEAQSFATSIAYDDDDDDYSDGIKWGQSSFPSPGKQHDADTSNHREEREKAMLEAMNGQLKVLVSRFLASAGIPSSNEEGSDSWLDIVTSLSWEAALLIKPDGSMGKEMDPGSYIKVKCVASGTRRQSEVIKGLVFKKNTAHKHMPTNCHNPRLLLLKGVLGHSDIGLSSFSSMDQEKDLLERAIGKMMEICSPNVVLVEKTVSRNIQELLLKEGVTLILDMKLNRLQRIARCTGSPIISFSEVLDKPKLKQCDYFHIEKFIEEHNNASEGGKMPSKTLMFLEGFPRPLGCTILLKGANSEELKKVKQVMHFTVFAAYHLILETSFFEDQRVFLNDKSTPKEISVTATEGASPTAYDVAALSGAIPSFPSHGDPPALRLFHATSNSYADVNKPLTYPENGDAFSSVSSSSANDLEQGTSIRPNNAERLTSLVQGPLRKLFTDMLRHQNIYLPVTSLQEANDISKEVRAESSQETVINGFHRPEIEESVVSIENGDSINDAQKQEIAQAIMPRGSSANDKDAESSVMGDNGAHSTSIIIKEKYVDDDQADDALDSHSILILMSSQCPEKQVICEQSHLTRIKYYGSFDVSLGRYLQDILQNQKLSCSSCGEPPESHMYSYTHRNGNLTVLVKHLVPQHHLPGESEGKVWMWTRCSRCDHEHGVSKPTPRVLISAEARNLSFGKFLELSFSSHSAARRLSICGHLVNRDCLRFFGLGSKVAMFRYSSVEIYTTCKPQPTLQFVNPIRQDWFEGQRRNVHAKGMALFSGVARFLQNLKNEHPDAITLAIHCGLAFPVKDFTELEELLIKEKAQFESSVDKATDQNGVPTSSVHELLNINWYYQDLLLELYIWDRRLHQLFYCKSVKLESVSNYKNLADTVDGICGDKFGVDKKIDEFTYDETTAALGVASTTEPASNKLDHQSGDAAASLLDESQEAGHSEIPCNGGSKAEKSSIAHGQIKVDGTTKTGNDPCFEISNDKKVQVNLTVADPISMEQERCSTLQQFKYPYWDDRERWIWNSISESQLAYRNDIQIGYLEKFELINNYLPHYLPPLFEQHDDADSPHFAVGPGGNILCIMEDEISSIIARALAISDERRHLIDLKFENGMDYSKGEHAKAMEKSYSFLSENSFTSSPWSSTDSEASLSSLSSFSSFSSDDFSGYDSSSLLSSMHPEMTVNGKITLKGKYSVTVVYDNQFFALRKKCCPSELAYITSLSRCKKWNAQGGKSKAYFAKTTDDRFIIKQIKKTEFDSFIKFAPDYFRHVYHSLDTGSQTCLAKILGIYQVKQIRHGKEVKIDLMVMENLLFGHNISRIYDLKGVTFSRRVTDSNDHDTVYLDQNYVEDMGFSPIYIGGRTKHLLQRAIWNDTSFLTSVNVMDYSLLVGVDKEKHELVFGIIDYLRQYTWDKQLETWVKTSLVVPKNVSPTVISPKEYKKRFRKFMAKYFLSVPDTWSSDNSSNPCKSFGQSNHKLAEVHNGDSLLQHPNEAEGCV; this comes from the exons ATGTGCTCCGACATGTCGGGTCAGCGCCACCACCACGCAACCAG CAGGGAGAATGCACCGGAAGATAATGGTTACCATCGCACTCCCCATGGTGCGGATCATCTCGAGCAGAGCCAGGCTGCAGATACAGATAATAAGCATATAAATCATCTGTCCACAGATGACAATGTTCCCTCCAGTGCTTCAGGCCACAAACATGGTGCTATCAGCCGCCATCCATCTACATCTTCTGTTGATGATCGCTCCATCAAGTCCGGTGATGATTCTGATGGGGCCGAGAGTACCAGTGGCAGAAGCAGTAATACAGAGATCTCATTTATGAATAATGATACCATCTGGATACCACCTCAAGCGGCAGATAAGGAGGATGAGGCCCAGAGTTTTGCTACGAGCATTGcttatgacgacgacgatgacgattatAGTGATGGTATAAAGTGGGGCCAGTCAAGTTTCCCATCCCCTGGTAAGCAGCATGACGCCGACACTAGCAATCATAGGGAGGAACGAGAAAAGGCAATGCTAGAAGCTATGAATGGCCAGCTGAAGGTACTTGTCAGTCGGTTTCTCGCATCTGCTGGCATTCCATCTTCCAACGAAGAGGGTAGCGATAGCTGGCTTGATATTGTCACCTCCCTGTCATGGGAAGCAGCACTACTTATCAAACCTGATGGTAGCATGGGAAAGGAAATGGACCCTGGCTCTTACATCAAAGTCAAATGCGTAGCATCTGGTACTCGCCGGCAAAG TGAGGTGATCAAGGGGTTAGTCTTCAAGAAGAACACTGCTCATAAGCACATGCCGACAAATTGCCACAATCCTAGGCTTCTACTTCTCAAAGGAGTTCTTGGGCATTCTGATATTGGTTTGTCATCATTTAGTTCAATGGATCAG GAAAAGGACCTGTTGGAGAGAGCTATTGGTAAAATGATGGAGATATGCAGTCCCAATGTTGTTCTGGTCGAGAAAACTGTTTCACGAAACATTCAAGAACTTCTTCTGAAAGAAGGTGTCACTCTAATTCTCGATATGAAACTCAACCGGCTACAAAGAATTGCACGCTGTACAGGCTCTCCCATAATTTCGTTTTCAGAAGTTTTGGATAAACCAAAGCTGAAGCAATGTGACTACTTTCATATCGAAAAATTTATCGAGGAGCACAACAACGCCAGTGAGGGTGGAAAGATGCCATCTAAAACATTAATGTTCTTGGAAGGCTTTCCACGTCCACTCGGTTGCACG atactGCTAAAAGGAGCAAACAGTGAAGAATTGAAGAAAGTCAAACAAGTAATGCATTTTACGGTCTTTGCAGCATATCACTTGATCCTTGAAACATCTTTCTTTGAAGATCAAAGGGTTTTTCTAAATGATAAAAGTACCCCCAAAGAAATTTCTGTTACTGCTACAGAAGGGGCATCACCAACTGCTTATGATGTTGCTGCTCTTAGTGGTGCTATCCCTAGCTTTCCTTCACATGGTGACCCTCCAGCACTTAGACTATTCCATGCCACTTCTAATAGCTATGCTGATGTGAACAAACCTTTGACATATCCAGAAAATGGGGATGCATTCAGTTCAGTATCCAGCAGCTCTGCAAATGACCTTGAACAAGGTACAAGTATCAGGCCCAATAATGCTGAGAGGTTAACATCACTAGTCCAAGGGCCACTAAGAAAACTGTTCACTGACATGTTACGTCACCAGAATATTTACTTACCTGTTACATCATTGCAAGAGGCAAATGATATTAGTAAGGAAGTCAGGGCTGAATCAAGTCAAGAAACTGTTATTAATGGTTTCCATAGGCCAGAGATAGAAGAGTCTGTGGTTTCAATTGAAAATGGAGATTCCATAAATGATGCCCAGAAACAAGAAATTGCTCAAGCAATAATGCCAAGAGGTTCTTCTGCAAATGATAAAGATGCAGAATCGTCTGTTATGGGAGACAATGGGGCACATAGTACAAGTATCATTATCAAAGAGAAATATGTCGATGATGATCAAGCTGATGATGCACTTGATTCTCACAGCATACTGATTTTGATGTCTAGCCAGTGCCCGGAAAAGCAGGTTATCTGTGAGCAAAGTCATTTAACCCGTATAAAATACTACGGGAGTTTTGATGTGTCCTTGGGCAGATATTTGCAAGATATTCTGCAGAATCAG AAACTGAGTTGCTCCTCATGTGGAGAGCCTCCAGAGTCGCACATGTACTCTTACACGCACCGCAATGGAAATTTGACCGTTCTAGTGAAACATCTGGTGCCCCAACACCATTTGCCTGGTGAATCTGAAGGAAAAGTATGGATGTGGACTAGGTGCTCAAGATGTGATCATGAACATGGGGTATCCAAACCAACTCCAAGAGTACTAATATCAGCTGAAGCGCGTAACCTCTCGTTTGGGAAATTCCTGGAACTCAGTTTTTCGAGCCACTCTGCAGCAAGAAGGTTATCTATATGTGGACATCTGGTCAACAGGGATTGCTTGCGTTTTTTTGG GCTGGGCTCTAAAGTTGCTATGTTTCGGTACTCATCTGTTGAGATCTACACTACCTGCAAACCACAACCTACTCTCCAGTTCGTCAACCCCATCAGACAGGATTGGTTTGAAGGACAAAGGAGGAAT GTTCATGCTAAAGGTATGGCGCTTTTCTCTGGGGTTGCAAGATTTCTACAGAACTTGAAGAATGAACATCCTGATGCAATAACGTTAGCAATCCATTGTGGCCTTGCATTCCCTGTTAAGGACTTCACTGAACTAGAAGAGTTGTTGATAAAAGAAAAGGCCCAGTTTGAG AGTTCTGTGGACAAGGCCACTGATCAAAATGGGGTACCAACCTCTTCTGTGCATGAACTGTTGAATATAAATTGGTACTATCAGGACCTTCTACTTGAGCTTTACATTTGGGACCGCCGTCTACATCAATTATTCTATTGTAAATCTGTCAAACTAGAAAGTGTTTCTAATTACAAGAATCTTGCTGATACTGTTGATGGGATCTGTGGTGATAAATTCGGTGTTGATAAGAAAATTGATGAATTTACATATGATGAAACTACGGCAGCTTTGGGGGTAGCCAGTACCACAGAACCTGCAAGTAACAAACTTGACCATCAATCAGGGGATGCTGCAGCATCCTTACTTGATGAAAGCCAGGAAGCTGGGCACTCAGAAATTCCTTGCAATGGAGGTAGTAAAGCTGAGAAATCTTCCATTGCTCATGGTCAAATAAAGGTAGATGGCACAACAAAAACCGGAAATGATCCTTGCTTCGAAATATCCAATGATAAGAAGGTCCAGGTCAATCTTACAGTAGCAGATCCAATATCTATGGAACAGGAGCGTTGTAGCACTCTCCAACAGTTCAAATATCCTTATTGGGATGACAGGGAAAGGTGGATTTGGAATTCAATTTCTGAGTCACAATTGGCTTACAGGAATGACATTCAAATTGGATATTTGGAAAAATTCGAACTCATTAACAATTATTTGCCACATTACCTTCCTCCCTTGTTTGAACAACATGATGATGCGGACTCTCCGCATTTCGCGGTAGGTCCTGGTGGTAATATTCTGTGCATAATGGAAGATGAGATATCCAGCATAATAGCTCGTGCTCTTGCCATATCTGACGAACGCCGCCATTTGATAGATTTAAAATTTGAGAATGGAATGGATTACTCCAAGGGAGAGCATGCTAAAGCAATGGAGAAATCCTATAGTTTTCTGTCTGAAAATTCTTTCACCTCATCACCATGGTCATCTACAGATTCTGAAGCAAGCTTGTCATCTctgtcttcattttcatcattttCATCTGATGACTTTTCTGGTTATGATAGCTCTTCTTTATTGTCCTCGATGCATCCAGAAATGACTGTGAACGGGAAAATAACTCTGAAAGGCAAATATTCAGTCACTGTTGTATATGACAATCAATTCTTTGCACTCCGAAAAAAGTGTTGCCCATCCGAGCTTGCATATATTACTTCCTTAAGCCGCTGCAAGAAGTGGAATGCTCAAGGTGGAAAGAGCAAGGCCTATTTTGCAAAGACAACAGATGACAGGTTCATCATAAAGCAAATCAAGAAAACAGAGTTCGATTCATTTATTAAATTTGCACCTGATTACTTTAGGCATGTTTACCATTCTCTGGACACTGGAAGCCAAACTTGCCTTGCCAAGATATTAGGAATATATCAG GTTAAGCAGATTAGACATGGCAAAGAGGTAAAGATCGACTTGATGGTGATGGAAAATCTTCTCTTTGGCCACAATATTTCACGAATTTATGATCTCAAAGGTGTTACTTTTTCGCGACGCGTCACTGACTCAAATGATCATGATACTGTTTACCTGGACCAAAATTATGTTGAGGACATGGGTTTTTCTCCAATCTATATTGGTGGAAGAACAAAGCATCTTTTGCAGCGTGCAATATGGAATGACACGTCTTTCCTCACT TCGGTGAATGTCATGGACTATTCTCTACTTGTCGGAGTGGACAAAGAGAAGCATGAACTTGTGTTTGGCATCATTGATTATCTGAGGCAATATACTTGGGACAAACAATTGGAAACATGGGTGAAGACTTCTCTGGTAGTACCCAAGAATGTTTCACCAACTGTAATTTCCCCCAAGGAATACAAAAAAAGGTTTAGGAAGTTCATGGCAAAGTACTTCCTGTCAGTTCCAGACACATGGAGCTCTGATAATTCATCTAATCCATGCAAATCCTTTGGTCAGAGCAATCACAAGTTAGCGGAAGTCCACAATGGTGATAGCCTGCTTCAGCACCCAAATGAAGCTGAGGGGTGTGTCTAA